The sequence below is a genomic window from Methanobacterium sp..
GCATTAAAGAGGGACTTTTAAATGTTTACAGCCCCCATTCCACATCTGGAGTGGTTATTAATGAAAATGAATCTGGTTTAGTAAGAGATTTCAAATTAACGTTGGAAAAGGTCATTCCACAAGGTGCTGGATACCAGCATGATCGTATTGATAACAATGCAGATAGTCATATTCGGGGCTTTTTATTGGGAGGAAGCCAGACCGTCCCAGTTGAAAATGGTAAGATGATGCTGGGAACTTGGCAGAGTATCTTTTTCATTGAATTAGATGGTCCAAGGCAGCGAAACTTAACAGTGACAGTGATTGGTTAGTGAAAAAACCTTTATTTTCAGGTACCGTAAAACTATAAAAAAAAATATGATGAACACAATTCTCATAGCCAACATAACTAATTCACTTTTAGAAGATGCGATTTCAAAAACATGCTCCCAGAAATTGTTGTTGATCCATGAAGACAATCTCAGTAAAAAACCTTTGGGCTTGTTAATTTCTGGTTTGAATCTACCTGCCAATTTCAAGGTAAGCTACCATCATGTACCACTTGATGATTTAAAATTGGCATATTCGAAAGTTACCAAGATTGTTCATAAGGCATTTGAAAAAAGTGATGATGTCCATTTTGCCTTGGAAGCTAATCTGTTAGGTTTGCAGATTATGGAAGCAGCCAAAGAATTTGAAATCAAAAATTATTATATAGTGCAGGGAGAAAAACTTAAAAAAATTAAGGCTTGTTTTATTAGGGGTTTTTAAATTAAAAAGTTCCCAATAGGGTTTAATCAAAAACCCTTAAACGCAACCTCCACTGCTACCACAGGATACTCTAGTTCAAAGTTCCTAATGACTTGAGGATTTATTTCACCGAAGAACCCCTCTAGACACACCTCAGAAGTTCCCTTTTTAACACCCGTAAGATACGCACATCGCCCCGGAATGAATGTGGGCTGATCCAGATCTTCAATAACCATTTCCAAGCCTAAATTGCTAACCAGGGCATGGGTGATTGATTTGATCTCAGTTAAATTAGCTTGGGAATGGGTGATCATTGCCGCCATTTTCTTTACACCCACGGTCCGGGTTTCCTTCTCCTCATCCAGATAAACAGTTTCCCCCACTTCAAAGATTTTCTGGGGCAATTCTTCGTGTTTATTATCCTCAAAGAATTCTAGAAGTCCATTTAACAGGCTTTGACGGATCATGGTCCTGTCCTGACTGATTGGCTGGGCAACTTCCACCCGCTGAGTTTCCGGGATCATCATCTTTTGGTAGTGGTTTTCTTCGTTGGTGAGCATTAGGCTCATTATTTCAGAAAATCCCAGTCCATTCATGATTTCCCGGACATTCTGATCAAAATTATGATAAGGATCTTCCCGGGCTACTGTGGCCACTTGGGGTAATTTTGGTTTTATCTTACGGAAACAATAGCCAATTGCCACGTTTTCAATTATATCCACTTCGTGAAGAATGTCAACTCGATAGGCAGGAATCATCACCTTAACTGTGTCCTGGTCAATGACTTCTGCATCGAAGCGAACTTTTTTCAGAGCATCCGCCACTTTGTCTGCAGATAAAGATATTCCTATAATCTTTTCAGCTTTTTCCACGCTTACCATGCGCTTTTTGGGTGTTAAGTCTGGTCTAGTGAGGGTTCCATCTTTGTATATGTTTTCCATTGTCTGTATCTGGGCACCGGTTTCTGCGAAGCTGGTGGCAATTATATTTAGGGTGCGTTCCACTGCCAGTTGATCAGTTCCAGTTACATCCACAAAGAGGTTTCGTGTTTCAGTGGTTAGTTTGGTGAGTTCTCCATTGATGATCGGAGGCATTGATAGTATGTTATCTTCAGAGTCCATAATTATTGGATATTTAGCGTGTTCATCTATTAGGTGGGCGTATGATCGTCCTTTCTTGTGTTCAGTGAGTATTTCCCTGAGGGTCATTGGTTCATCCATTTCCAGGGGTACGAAGGACACTTCATCAGGGTGGCAAGCTAAATAACGGAAAGGTCCCTGGAGAACATCAAGGTTGTGAATACCTACTGCTACTTTTTTCCTATCCCTACCTAAAACCCAGTGCAAGTCTTCTTGGAAGTCCATGAGTTGGCGTAGCTTATCTTCAGTAAGATGAATGCCTTTCACCAGGCAACATGCAGTGTAGGGTCGGATCTCTTCTAATTCTGGATCAACAGTTATGCTGGTGTTTGAGCTTTCCAGGTGATAGTGGGGTAATCCTTCTTCTATTTTCAGGAATCCTTTGAGTGCTCTGGCAACTCCTTCCACAGACAGATAATCTGGACGGTTGGGGAAGAACTCTACTTTAACCTCGTTATCATCATAATCTTCAATATCGCTCCCTATCATGGGTAGTAGGTCAATGAGTTCTTTTTGGCCAATATTTTGACCTAGTAGTTCTCCCAGATCCGTGTAAGTGAATTTTATAACTGGCATACCTTTTCCTCTTCTATAACATTTTTTTTTAATTGTTTCGAAAATATTTCAATTTTAGGATTATATTTTAAAAAGCTTAATCTATGACTATTTCCGTCTAATTTATTTTGATTTTTATTGCAAGAATTACTTATATCTAATATAAGACTTGATATCGGAATTTTTTTTATGGTATAAATTTTTTTGTAGGTGTTTCACAAGCCAAATATGGCTATGAAGAAAATAGACTCTACTGTGAAGTGCAGTGCTCGGTGCTGTAATGAGTTCATCTCCAACCCAGCAGCTTCATGGTATAAGTCAACTAACAGGTGGATTAGTGCTGCTAAAAACCCTATCTCCACTGATAAGAAAAGTATAGATATTAAGACAAAGTGGAAAATTGCCTCCATAACTTCATGAACCATCCACAATGCTATATTGGAATCCAAGATTTCCTGGATTAATCCGGC
It includes:
- a CDS encoding YjbQ family protein, translated to MEKAREILKINTQKRVEIKDITTEVSEILSRSGIKEGLLNVYSPHSTSGVVINENESGLVRDFKLTLEKVIPQGAGYQHDRIDNNADSHIRGFLLGGSQTVPVENGKMMLGTWQSIFFIELDGPRQRNLTVTVIG
- a CDS encoding phenylalanine--tRNA ligase subunit beta, which codes for MPVIKFTYTDLGELLGQNIGQKELIDLLPMIGSDIEDYDDNEVKVEFFPNRPDYLSVEGVARALKGFLKIEEGLPHYHLESSNTSITVDPELEEIRPYTACCLVKGIHLTEDKLRQLMDFQEDLHWVLGRDRKKVAVGIHNLDVLQGPFRYLACHPDEVSFVPLEMDEPMTLREILTEHKKGRSYAHLIDEHAKYPIIMDSEDNILSMPPIINGELTKLTTETRNLFVDVTGTDQLAVERTLNIIATSFAETGAQIQTMENIYKDGTLTRPDLTPKKRMVSVEKAEKIIGISLSADKVADALKKVRFDAEVIDQDTVKVMIPAYRVDILHEVDIIENVAIGYCFRKIKPKLPQVATVAREDPYHNFDQNVREIMNGLGFSEIMSLMLTNEENHYQKMMIPETQRVEVAQPISQDRTMIRQSLLNGLLEFFEDNKHEELPQKIFEVGETVYLDEEKETRTVGVKKMAAMITHSQANLTEIKSITHALVSNLGLEMVIEDLDQPTFIPGRCAYLTGVKKGTSEVCLEGFFGEINPQVIRNFELEYPVVAVEVAFKGF